The genomic segment GCGTGGTCGAGGACCTTGCCGTCGGCGAGTCGCCCGACGTGCTGCGCATCGAGCCCCGCAGCTGACCCGCCCGCCGTCGACACCGAGGAAGCGCCCGTGACCGAGCCGAGGCATCCGTCATCCCACCGTCCGCTCCGCATCGGCGTGCAGCTGGCACCGCAGCACGGGTCGTACCTGGCTTACCGCGACGCGGTGCTGCGCGCGGAGGAGATGGGCGTGGACGCGATCTTCAACTGGGACCACTTCTTCCCCCTCACCGCGCCGCTGGACGCCGAGCACTTCGAGGCGTGGACGGTCCTGGCCGCCATGGCCGAGCAGACCGAGCGCGTCGAGTTCGGTCCGCTGGTGAACTGCAGCTCGTACCGCAACCCCGACCTGCAGGCCGACATGGCGCGCACCGTCGACCACATCAGCGCACGGGCGACCGGGACCGGCCGGCTCATCTTCGGCACGGGCTCGGGGTGGGCGCAGCACGACTACGACGAGTACGGCTACGAGTTCGGCACCGTGGGCTCGCGCCTGGACGCGCTCGCCGAGGACCTCCCCCGCATCCGCTCCCGGTGGGACCGCCTGGATCCGCCGCCGACCCGCCGGATCCCGGTGCTCATCGGCGGCCAGGGCGAGCGCAAGACCCTGCGCCTGGTCGCCCGGCACGCCGACATCTGGCACACCTTCACCAAGCTCGACGACCTCCCGCGCAAGATCTCGGTGCTGCACGACTGGTGCGCGCGCGAGCAGCGCGACCCCGCCGACATCGAGCTGTCGACCGGCTACACCGTCCGCGGATTCGGTCCGCTGCTGGAGACGGATGCCCCGGCCCGGCTGTACGAGCTCGGGTTCCGGCTCATCATCGCCGCCATCGACGGCCCCGAGTACGACCTGTCGCCGCTCGTCCCGCTGCTGGAGTGGCGCGACCTCGTCAACGGCTTCTGACGCCGTTCGGGGGCGGCCCGGCGGGCTGATTCACACCGCTTCGATGTCGCCGGGCTTCCACGTGCCGTCGAACCACGCCTCGAGCGGACCGTAGAGCCGCAGCAGGACGAACCAGCCCTTGCCCGCGACCGTCTGCACCCAGTTGGCGGCCGAGCCGTCAGGTGCGTCAGGACCGAACACGATGTCGACGGACCCGTCATCGTTGTGGTCGAGCGGGTCACGCCTGTTGTTCCGGCTCGGGAAAGGCTGCTCGGTCTGCAGCTCGGATCGCGTCTGCGGGTCGTAGACCACGACCGACCAGAAATCGGCCGCCGGGACGCCGGCGGGAAGCCGCAGCCGGTAGGTCTTGCCGCCGTCCAGCGGCTCGCCCTGCGCGTCGACCGTGGCCAGGGCGTACTGCGAGCCGCGGCCCACCATCTTCAGTGCCATCGCCGGCGTGTTCACGGTGGCCATGTAGAAGAACGTGGTCCGTCCGTCCAGGAACCGACCGCCCCTCCCGCCGTCGCGGAGGAACCGGTGGTCGCCGCCGGGGAACGGGTTCACCCAGCGCCGGTCCTCGTAGAGGTAGAACGACCTCTCGCGTGCCCGGAACGCCAGCGCGCGAGCCGTGCCGTTGGCGACCGCGGCAGCGTCGGCGAGGATCCCGCGCATCCGCTCGTCGGGAGCGAAGGGCGCGTCCTTCGTGATTCCGATGGCGGCGAGCAGGCCCCTCGTCTCGGGGTCGATCACGTCGATCGGCTCCTTGGCGATCACGTGCGCGACCTCGTCGTAGAAGGTCGCGTCGTTCGCGTGGACGGTGTTGACCTCTGCGCCCGACAACGAGAACCACTCCATCGCCGGCGGGTCGTCCCGGCGTGAGAGCGGGTACACGCGCACCCCCCGCTCGAACAGCGCCACCGCGGCATCCGGCTTCCCGTCGACGAGGAACCCCCGCAGGATCACGAGGTTGGTCGCGCTCGGCGTCTCGGCGACGAACCATCCGTCGGGCCGCTCGCCGTCGTAACCGGGCGGGACGATCAGGTAGGTGCCGCCGGCACCGCGGTCGGGTCCCGGCGCTCCGAGGTCGACCACGAAGCGGAACCAGGCGTCATCGACCGTCCCGGGGCCGGAGCCGGCGGGCACCTCGATCACCGTGGGTCCGTCGCGCTCGATGTCGAGCATGGCGATCGCGTACACCGTGTCGGTGTTGCCGGTGAGCAGGAGCGGATTGGAGTCCAGCAGCCTGTCGGTGATCACCCCCTTGTGGCAGGCGTCGGCGCCCACCTCGACGGTCGCGCGGCGGATGGCCTCGAGGGAGGCGGCGGGCACGCAGCCGAGGAAGACCTCGACGGCGCGCAGGAAGTCGAGGTGGTCGAACAGGCGCTCGGCGGTCTCCCGCGTGGGGACGCCGTCGGCGAACCGCAGCTCTCCGACCCGGGTGCTCACCGCGTCGGGGGTGGTGATCTCGGTGGGGATCGGGGTGTTGTAGCCCGACGGGATGTGTTGACGGCTCATCGGCTCTCCTCGCGCTTGCGGCGTCGCCTCGCGGGGGCATCCGCTCCCCTCCATCGAACCGGGCCCGCGCCGGGGCGTCGTCACCCGGACGGGGTGAAACCGTGGTCCCTCTCCGCGCCGCGCACTCGCGAAGAATCACGCGGCGTGAACGACGCGGGGCCGGTGACGCGGATGCCACACTGAGCGCGTGGACTCGACCTTCCTCGCCAACCTGTCGTGGTCGCTCGCCGCCCTGGTGCATGCCGCGATCGTCGTCACCGCCCTCATCGTCATCCCGCGCGGGCGAAAGCCGACGGCGGCGATGGCGTGGATCCTGCTCATCGTGGTGCTCCCCGGCGTCGGGGTCGTGCTGTACCTCGTCATCGGCAACTTCCGCCTGCCGGAGCGCCGCCGGGCCGAGCAGGCGCGCATCGACGGCATCATCCGCAGCCGGGTCGCCGCCGGTGACCTCGAGGCGACGGATGCCTCCTGGCCGCGGTGGTTCCAGCGCGTGGTGGAGCAGAACCAGGCGCTCACCGCCCTGCCCGCCTCGCCCGGCAACGAGGCCACGCTCCTGCCCCACTACCAGGAGTCGCTCGACGCGATGGCTGCCGAGATCGACACCGCGACGGACTTCGTGCACATCGAGTTCTTCATCGTCGGGTGGGATGACGCGACCCGCGGCTTCTTCTCCGCGATGGAGCGGGCCGTCGCCCGCGGCGTGACGGTGCGCCTGCTGGCCGACTACGTCGCGACCAAGAAGGTCTCCGACAGCAAGAAGATGCTCGCCGAGCTCGACCGCATCGGCGTGACGTGGGCGTGGATGCTCCCGGTCGAGCCGTTCAAGGGCAAGTACCAGCGCCCCGACCTGCGCAACCACCGCAAGATCGTCGTCGTGGACGGCCGCGTCGGGTTCATGGGCTCGCAGAACCTCATCGCACGCGATTACGAGTCCCCCAAGAACATCAAGCGCGGCCTCAAGTGGCAGGAGCTCATGACGCGGCTGACCGGCCCGATCGTGGCATCCGTCAACACCGTCTTCCTGTCGGACTGGCTCATCGAGACCGGCGAGGACCTGTCGGCGACGGCTCACGTGCCGGCCGCCGAACTGGAGGCGTCCGCGTCGGCGGACGCCCTGGTATGCCAGGTGGTGCCGAGCGGCCCCGGCTACGAGACAGAGAACAACCTGCGGCTGTTCCTCTCGCTCATCTACGGGGCGACCGAGAAGGTCATCCTGACCAGTCCCTACTTCGTGCCTGACGAGGCCATGGTCTACGCCATCACGACGGCCTGCCAGCGGGGCCTGGAGGTGCAGCTGTTCGTGTCGGAGGTGGGCGACCAGTTCATGGTGTGGCACGCCCAGCGCTCGTACTACCAGGTGCTGCTCGAGGCGGGCGTGCGCATCTTCCTGTACCCCGCGCCGTACATCCTGCACTCGAAGCACTTCTCGATCGACGACGACATCGCCGTGATCGGGTCGAGCAACATGGACATCCGCTCGTTCAGCCTCAACAGCGAGGTGTCGCTCATGGTGCGCGGCGCGTCGTTCGTCGCCGGGATGCGCGAGGTCGAGCAGGCCTACCGCGACGCCGGCCGCGAGCTGACCCTCGAGGAGTGGCGGCGCGAGCCCGCCCGCGCCACGTTCCTCGATGGCCTCATGCGGCTGACGTCCGCCCTGAACTAGCGCGGGGGCCGCGGCATCCGCTCTCCGTGGACTCAGATCTTGAGGTCCTGGCGGGGCACGACGACCTCGCGGATGATCAGCAGGATCGACGCCATCACCGGGAGGGCGACCAGCACGCCGACGATGCCCGCCAGCGCGCCGCCGGCGAGCGCACCGATGAGGACGAGCGCGGCGGGGATCTCGATCGCCTTGTTCATGACCCGCGGGCTGATGACGTACGACTCGAGCTGGATGTAGACGAGGTACGCGATGAAGAAGATGAGCGCCTGCGTCGGACTGGTGAACAGGGCGATGATCGAGGCGAAGATCCAGAAGATCACCGAGCCGAACAGCGGGATGAGCGTGATCACGAAGGCGATCGCCGCCATGAGCGCCGGGAACGGCAGCCCGATCACCAGGTGCAGCACGAACACGGCGGCCGCGTTGAGCGACGACAGGATGACCGACCCGATGAGCGCGCTGCCCACGGAGCTCGTGATGCGCTCTGTCAGGTCCTCGAGCCGGGGACGGTTGCGCGCCGGCGCCAGGGCGTAGAAGGCGCGCTTGGCGGCAGTGAGCGACGCGAGGAAGTACAGCGTCAGGGCGATCACGACGAAGCTCGCCGAGATCGCCGCGACGAAGCCGACGCCGACGGCGAGC from the Microbacterium atlanticum genome contains:
- a CDS encoding LLM class F420-dependent oxidoreductase; its protein translation is MTEPRHPSSHRPLRIGVQLAPQHGSYLAYRDAVLRAEEMGVDAIFNWDHFFPLTAPLDAEHFEAWTVLAAMAEQTERVEFGPLVNCSSYRNPDLQADMARTVDHISARATGTGRLIFGTGSGWAQHDYDEYGYEFGTVGSRLDALAEDLPRIRSRWDRLDPPPTRRIPVLIGGQGERKTLRLVARHADIWHTFTKLDDLPRKISVLHDWCAREQRDPADIELSTGYTVRGFGPLLETDAPARLYELGFRLIIAAIDGPEYDLSPLVPLLEWRDLVNGF
- a CDS encoding DUF1254 domain-containing protein, with amino-acid sequence MSRQHIPSGYNTPIPTEITTPDAVSTRVGELRFADGVPTRETAERLFDHLDFLRAVEVFLGCVPAASLEAIRRATVEVGADACHKGVITDRLLDSNPLLLTGNTDTVYAIAMLDIERDGPTVIEVPAGSGPGTVDDAWFRFVVDLGAPGPDRGAGGTYLIVPPGYDGERPDGWFVAETPSATNLVILRGFLVDGKPDAAVALFERGVRVYPLSRRDDPPAMEWFSLSGAEVNTVHANDATFYDEVAHVIAKEPIDVIDPETRGLLAAIGITKDAPFAPDERMRGILADAAAVANGTARALAFRARERSFYLYEDRRWVNPFPGGDHRFLRDGGRGGRFLDGRTTFFYMATVNTPAMALKMVGRGSQYALATVDAQGEPLDGGKTYRLRLPAGVPAADFWSVVVYDPQTRSELQTEQPFPSRNNRRDPLDHNDDGSVDIVFGPDAPDGSAANWVQTVAGKGWFVLLRLYGPLEAWFDGTWKPGDIEAV
- the cls gene encoding cardiolipin synthase; the encoded protein is MDSTFLANLSWSLAALVHAAIVVTALIVIPRGRKPTAAMAWILLIVVLPGVGVVLYLVIGNFRLPERRRAEQARIDGIIRSRVAAGDLEATDASWPRWFQRVVEQNQALTALPASPGNEATLLPHYQESLDAMAAEIDTATDFVHIEFFIVGWDDATRGFFSAMERAVARGVTVRLLADYVATKKVSDSKKMLAELDRIGVTWAWMLPVEPFKGKYQRPDLRNHRKIVVVDGRVGFMGSQNLIARDYESPKNIKRGLKWQELMTRLTGPIVASVNTVFLSDWLIETGEDLSATAHVPAAELEASASADALVCQVVPSGPGYETENNLRLFLSLIYGATEKVILTSPYFVPDEAMVYAITTACQRGLEVQLFVSEVGDQFMVWHAQRSYYQVLLEAGVRIFLYPAPYILHSKHFSIDDDIAVIGSSNMDIRSFSLNSEVSLMVRGASFVAGMREVEQAYRDAGRELTLEEWRREPARATFLDGLMRLTSALN
- a CDS encoding AI-2E family transporter; the encoded protein is MTDEPVLADSGPAMMPVEDRPRRFAGIVAALDHPLATGFLVTIGVLGALVLGSAIGSISTILVYIILAMFLAVGLDPLVRMLERHRVKRSLGIAIVFCGFALVMIAVFVFVLPPVIAQVVQLVQAIPELVEDIPDSDWFAALTPDAQAAVLAALEQIADWISAPSTLATLGGGVLAVGVGFVAAISASFVVIALTLYFLASLTAAKRAFYALAPARNRPRLEDLTERITSSVGSALIGSVILSSLNAAAVFVLHLVIGLPFPALMAAIAFVITLIPLFGSVIFWIFASIIALFTSPTQALIFFIAYLVYIQLESYVISPRVMNKAIEIPAALVLIGALAGGALAGIVGVLVALPVMASILLIIREVVVPRQDLKI